The window AAGAGTTGAAATATAGATTTTGATAAGAGTTTTAAATTGTTTTTATCTTGGTTTTTAGTTATAAGAGGTTAGACTTGTATGAGGAAGGGTATAGTTTTAGCTGGTGGTAGTGGTACAAGGTTGTATCCTGTGACGAAAGCTGTTAGTAAACAGCTGTTACCTATTTATGATAAACCTATGATATATTATTCACTTTCAGTTTTACTTCTTTCAGGCATAAGAGATATATTGATAATATCTAATCCTGAGTTTATAGACTTGTACAAGAGACTTTTTGAGGATGGTAGTTTTATAGGAGTTTCTGTAAAATATAAAGTTCAAGAAAAACCAAGAGGTATAGCAGAGGCTTTTATAATAGGAGAAGATTTTATAGGTGGAGATAATGTATGTTTGGTTTTGGGTGACAATATATTTTTCGGTCAAGGTTTTTCAGTTATGCTAGAAAAGGCTAATAGTTTAGATGGAGCTACAGTATTTGGTTATTTTGTTAAGGATCCGAGTGCATATGGGGTTATAGAAGTTGACAAAGATGGTAAACCTTTATCAATAGAAGAAAAACCCCAAAAGCCTAGATCTCATTATGCTATCCCTGGTCTTTATTTTTATGATAATGATGTTGTAAATATAGCAAAATCTTTAAAGCCTTCTGCTAGAGGAGAATTAGAGATTACTGATGTGAATAAAGTTTATTTAGAAAGAGGAAAGTTAAATGTTTTACTTTTTGGTAGGGGATTTGCGTGGTTTGATGCTGGAACCCATGATGGTCTTCTAGAAGCATCAAATTTTATTGAGACAATCCAAAAAAGGCAGTCTATGTATGTAGGATGTATTGAGGAGATAGCATACAGGAAGGGGTTTATTAATAGAGAGCAGCTTGTTGATCTAGCTAAAAGGTTAGAAAAGACAAACTATGGTAAATATCTACTTGAAATTGCTAATGAAAATATTTTATAGGATTTATTTGCAAAGTGTTAATCTTAATTTTCTACAAATTGACTATAGGTTAATACTCTATTAAAATTATAGTATATTAGGAGAGCATTTATGATAAAGATTTCTACCAGGGTTTTGTATGGCTTGAGGGCTATAATATATATGGGGCTTAATAAGGATAAATGGCCTGTGTCCTTAAGCGAAATTGCTAATTACCAAAATATACCGTTGAGGTATATAGAACAAATATTCATAAGATTCAGAAAAGCTAATATTGTCAAAAGTATAAGAGGTGTTAAAGGTGGATATATCCTAAAGAATGGATTTGAAGATATTACCTTACTTGAAATAGTAGAATCTGCTGATAGTAAGATTATTCCGGTTTGGTGTTTGAATCCTAACTCGAAAAAGAAGTGTCCTATAGTTGAAGATTGTATATTAGTTGATATTTGGGCTGGTTTGGGTAAAAATATAAGAGATTATTTGGGTAGTATAAGATTAGGTGATATACTAAAGAAAGCCAAGGAAACAGATTTTGTTGAGCTTATAAGAAAAATGTCTTTAGGTTCATATCATAGGAGTTAGGATGTATGTAGTGTTTTTATTTCTATAAACTGTATTATAAGCATTTTTTCTGGTGAGAAATGTTTACTTGTTGCAGGAAATATTTTTATGGTAGAGTTGAATATTACTTCGTTGTTTGCCAATGAGAATTTAAAGTTTTCTAGTGTAAGTCCTTCTCTATAGAAGGATATTTGCTTTGTTTTTATAAAACTTGATTCATCTTCTGGTACTACTGTAGGTATTAATCCTTGGGTTTCTTGGAGTATATCCGTTTTTGAAAGAGCTTCTGGTAGGCCATATCTCTTTCTGTATTCGGAATAGTTTAAGATGTCGAGTACAGTGTTTATATCTAAATCAGTTAGATCACTTCCTCTTACTAGTTCTTTTAGTACTGATATTATTTTTTTACTTCTGTCGTCAACTGGATGTAGAAACCAATCAACCTCAACTAAAAACTCTTCTATTCCTATTTCTTGTCCTGTGAATATCTCTTCTATGTCTTCGGAGTTTCTTGACCTTATAATGTCAAATATTGTATCGTATAAGTATTTATCAGGATGTTGTTTTATTTTAAAACGATCCATGAGTTTTACTGCTAGTTTCACAACATTTTCTGTTTTTATGGCTTTGAGAAATTCAAGATTGAGATTTGCCACTATTACTGATGGTTTTTTTTGATGTATTTTTCTAAGTATTATTATTGGTATGTCAACGAAACTTATTAACTTACTTATGACTTCTTTTTGATATGATAAAAGTCTGCTTTTTTCAATATCTTGATGATAAACATTTGATAACATGATATTTATCATCCTACCAAAATCACCAAATTCATCATCTTCAGGTAATACGGAAAATATTCCAGATTCGTCTTTATGTGTTCCCTTGAGTAGATTTTCTAAGAGTGAAGTTTTTCTACTCTCTAAATCTCCAAAAACTTTTGAAACTATAACTTTATATCTTTCGTGATACTCTTTTAAAAATTTTCTGTACTTAAAGAAATAAATATATGCTATTATGAGTCCGGATGATAGTGAAATAACATATAACGGTATTCCAAATAATACTAGATATTTTTCAAATGATTGTGGACTAAGGTTTTGGTTTAAAAACACAGTTAGGAAGTATAGTACTATCAGTATAATAACAAACGTAAAACCTGATAGGATTATAGATGACTTTATATAGTTTCTTATGTTCATTCTACCATATGGTCTTATTTGATGACATTAGTAGTAATATTTCTGTAACATTTGCTTCAATCTCTTCGATTATTTCTTGGGATTTATTTACTAGGTAATTGTATAGTATTAGGAGAGGTATTGCGACTATAAGTCCTGCTGCAGTTGTTATTAACGCTTCAGCGATACCTGTTAAGAGTTCTGAAGGTGATGCTAGGCCTTTTTCTGCTAATACTGATGTTGCCTTTATCATACCTAGTACTGTTCCAAGAAGCCCAAGCATCGGAGATACTGTTACCATAGTTCCAAGTAAGTATAGGTATCTGTTAACAACAGGTAGTTCTATTTTTGCTATATCTTGTATTGAATTTTCAATATCCTCTCTAGAAGATCCTTTTAGGTAGACATCAACTGCTGTTTTGAGTATGTTTGAAGCGACTGACTTTTCAGCATCACATATTGCTATTATGTCTCTTAGATTGCCTTTGTTTATTTTATCCTTTGCTAGGCTAAAGAGTTTTTTTGTTGATCTTCTCAGATTTGTGAGAAAAAAGTATCTTTCTATAGATATAGCTACTCCTATAATAGAAGCAATTAGAATAAATATCATCATTATACCGCCTTTTGCTAGATAATCAAAAATTCCTCCTATTTCCATAAAATATCCCCGTTCAAGTTTAATTTTCTATGTTTGGAGTATTTTTATTCAAATTTAATTAGATAATTTTTACGTCGATCTTTTGAAAGCTTGATTCTAATAATTTTGACTTTTGTATGCTAATTTGTATATTATTAGTAGGAATTGTTTAGGAGGTTTTATGGTAGGTGCTAAAAAACTATTCCAAGGAATAGTTGAGATAAAAAAGATAGTTACTGAAGCAGAAGGTGTCAAAAGTTTTTATTTCAGTATAGATGAATTTAATTATGAACCTGGTCATTTTGTTATGACTGCTTTGCCTGAGGATTACGAAGATAAGAAAAAGAGAAGAGCGTATTCGATATCAACATCTCCTACTGAAACTAGCAAAGATGGTCTTATAGGAATAACTATAAAGCTAGTTGAGGGTGGGTATTTTACAACTAAGATACATGATCCTTCGATAATTAATGAAGCCTCCAAATTATTTGTTGCAGGTCCTTTTGGACATAGTATATTTAGTGGAAATGAAAATAGTATAAAGAGTGTAGTTTTATTTGCTGCGGGTAGTGGAATTGCACCTGTTAGGTCTGCTATGAAATATATCTATGACAAGATGCCACATGTAAAGGTTACTTTATTTTATAGCTTCAAAACTCCAAAAGATTTCATATATGAAAAAGATATAAAAGAAATGCTAAGAAATCCTAATTTCAAAGGTTTTATAACTGTAACAAGGTATGATGGCGATGATTGGAAAGGTTTAAAAGGTAGAATAACTAGAGATTTAATTCTTGATAATGTTACTGGAGAAGAAGATATATTCTATGCTTGTGGTAATACTGCTTTTGTGAAGGAAATTGAAAACGTTGTAATCAATGAGCTTAGAGTAGATAAATCAAGATTTAAGGCGGAGGCTTGGGGTTAAGCTGATTTTTTTATTTTTTGGTGCCATTTCCAAGCGTGAGATATTATATCTTCGATACCGAATTCTGGCTCCCATTTTAGAATGTTTTTTGCTTTATTGCTCTTAGCTATGAGTATTGCTGGATCTCCCGGTCTTCTTTCAACTTCTTCAACTGCGAAATCTTTTTTTGTAACGTTTTTGACAGTGTTGATTATTTCTCTTACACTGAATCCTTTTCCATTTCCTAGGTTGAAATAGTTAGAATTATTTCCTTCCATTAAGTATTCAACACCTTTTATGTGAGCTGATGCAAGATCATTTACATGTATGTAATCTCTTATGCAAGTACCATCTGGTGTGGGGTAGTCAGTTCCAAATATTTTTATTGATTTTCTTATACCCATTGCTGCATCGAGCACTAGTGGTATAAGGTGAGTTTCTGGTTCATGACATTCTCCTATTTCTCCTTCAGGATCTGCACCTGCTGCATTAAAATACCTGAAAGCTACATATTTGAGAGAGTGTGTATCAGAATAATCCTTTAACACTTGTTCTACCATCCATTTAGTTCTACCGTAAGGGTTTATGGGATTCTTTGGTTCTTCTTCATCAATTGGTACATTTTCTGGCATTCCATATACAGCAGCTGTTGATGAGAATATAATTTTATTTATTCCGTTATCAAGCATAGTATGGATAAGATTTAATGTGTTGCAAAGATTATTTTCATAATACTTTCTTGGGTTTTGTACTGATTCGCCAACTTCAATATAAGCACAAAAATGCATTACAACATCTGGTTTGTAGTTTTTGAACACTATTTCTAGTTGTTTTCTGTCACCAATGTCACCTATAATAAACTTACCATACTTAGCTAGAAATTCATATCCATGTGAAAGATTGTCATAAATTATAACATCATAACCTTTCTTTAAGAGCATTTTGCATACATGTGAGCCTATGTATCCGGCTCCTCCTGCTACAAGTACTTTCATAAGAACCTCCTTATAAAAACTTAATTTGATTGTGTTTACCAAGTACACTAACTATATAGATAATTTCATTGCTTCTTTAACTTCTTGTAACGTTTTTGATGCTACTTCTCGTGCCTTTTTAGATCCTTCTTTAAGTATGTCAATGACTTCATCTATATTCTTTTCGTAATATTTTCTTTTTTCCTTTACTGGAGCTAAGTATTCAACAATCTTTTTAGCAATTCTATCTTTACATTCTACGCATCCTATTTGAGCACCTATGCATTCTTCAATAACAGTTTCTACTATTTCGGGATAAAACACCTTGTAAAGAGGAAATGTTTTACAGTTATCTGGGTTTCCTGGATCTGTTCTTTTTATTCTTCCAGTATCTGTTACCATCATTTTGACCTTTTTGTATATTTCGTCTTGGTTATCTTTTATGTATATTGCATTATTGTAACTTTTGCTCATTTTTCTACCGTCTATTCCATAGACATGAGTTACTTCTCCTAGTATTGGTTGGGGTTCTGGAAATAGCTCTCCAAATAGATAATTAAATCTTCTAATGATTTCTCTAGTTATTTCTAAGTGTGGTAATTGATCTTTTCCTACAGGGACTCTTGTTGCCTTGTATATGATGATATCTGCAGCTTGGAGTACTGGGTATGCCAGGAAACCTATGTTATTCAGATCTTTGTCTCTAATGTTTTCTTTTGCATCTTTGTAAGTAGGATTTCTTTCAAGCCATCCTAGGGGGGTTATCATAGAAAGTAGTGTGAAGAGTTCGGAGTGTTCTGGTACCATTGATTGTACGAATATTACGCTTTTGTTTGGATCAATACCTGCGGATAACCAGTCTATTACCATTTCTAATGTTAACTCTTTGAGATTAATATTTTTGTCAAAATCTGTCGTCATAGCGTGTAAGTTTGCAACCATATAGAAACATTCGTATTTGTCTTGAAGTTCAACCCACTGTTTCAATGCACCAACATAGTTGCCTAAGTGTAAATATCCAGTCGGTCTCATTCCGCTCAAAACTCTTTCCATACACAAAATTCTGTATGAAAGCATTTGTTAATTTCCAAAGTTGAACTGTTTGTAAAGGTAGAAATTGAAATATCCCGTTTGGGATTTGTGGTAATTTAAACTTGACTTTTCAAAACTTGATTTTTTAGAAGAAAATACTATATTAATAGTAGCAATTAAGAACTTTCCACACCTCCTTCCCGGGCAGGTTTCCCCCTTCCTGCCCGTTTTCATCATGTAATGAAATTATTGATTTATTCTTGAATTTTTATCTGTGTATTAATCAAATTATTAATGTCTCTTGTAATTAGTTACGAAAATTATCTAAGATGGAGTTTCTAATAGCATTAGAAATAGCATTGGTAATAGCAGTAATTGCTTATTTTGTTGTAAGTTCTCTTTTTAAAGACCAATATAAGGTAATAACTGATCTTAAGAGTAAGGGTAATTATGAGGAAGCTTTAAAGAGGCTTTTAAGAATGTATCAGAAAAATAAAGATGATACTAGAGTTATATACGAGCTTGCAGAGATAAATAAGCATCTTAAAAATAATCTTGAGGCTATAGGTTATTATCTAAAATTAGTTGAAAAAGATACTTATCCATCTATTACTAGTAAAGGTGAAGTTTTAAAGGATATAGGTATTTTGTTTTTGAATGAAAAGAAAATTCGTGAAGCATTTTATTATCTTTACTATGCTTCTTATTTTCTTCCTGCTGATAAGGATGTTAACTTTAGTCTTTTCAAGGTTCTATTTGAAGAGGAGAATTTCCAACTTGCTGATACTTTTGGTCAAAGGGCATTACCTTTTTACTCAAAGGATCCATTGTTTTTAACTGATTATGCTATTACTAAGCTTGAGTTGGGTAAGTATGGTGATGCTATTGAACTTGCTGAAAAAGCGGCGTTTTCAAAGAATGTGAAAACTCGTATAGTATTAGGATTTACGTTACATAAACTGGGTGGTTATAGGAGAGCCGTTGATGTAGTTTCTTCAATACTTACAGAGGAAGGAATTCCTGATCAGGTTATTTACTTAGCGTATAAAATAATAACTTACTCTCATATAGCGATGAAAAACTTTAATGAGGCAATGAAGTACTGGGATCAGTTTCTGACTTTTGCTACGTCGAAGGGTATGGATAGTGTTATACGAGAGATTGGATTTGGAATTTTTATGACGTATCTTTTCTTCTCTAGATATGAGAGTGCAAAGGAAATGTTATCGATGCTCAAAGAGTATAATATAAGTGATGCTGTTATAAATTCTTTGTCTCCATTTATTGATGAAGCTATTAGAAATACAAACCTTAAGAAAGAGATGAAACCGTATGATCTCAGACCTATAAAAGAGATAGAAAACTATGTTAATTCTTGGATAAATTCATCTCTTAGACCACGAGAAATTGTAGATGCTTTTGTGTTAAGGAGAGAAAAAAGAGAGAAGTTAAACGTTATTGAAATAATAAAACAAGTTCAAGAAGAGATGAAAATACACAACAAAAAAGTTGAAGAATTTCTGAGTTCTGGTAGAGGAGGGTTGTCTGTTGAGGATGAAGAAGATATATGTGATATGTTTACAAATCGTTTAGATAGTAATACGTTTAC of the Brevinematales bacterium genome contains:
- the rfbA gene encoding glucose-1-phosphate thymidylyltransferase RfbA, which codes for MRKGIVLAGGSGTRLYPVTKAVSKQLLPIYDKPMIYYSLSVLLLSGIRDILIISNPEFIDLYKRLFEDGSFIGVSVKYKVQEKPRGIAEAFIIGEDFIGGDNVCLVLGDNIFFGQGFSVMLEKANSLDGATVFGYFVKDPSAYGVIEVDKDGKPLSIEEKPQKPRSHYAIPGLYFYDNDVVNIAKSLKPSARGELEITDVNKVYLERGKLNVLLFGRGFAWFDAGTHDGLLEASNFIETIQKRQSMYVGCIEEIAYRKGFINREQLVDLAKRLEKTNYGKYLLEIANENIL
- a CDS encoding Rrf2 family transcriptional regulator, with product MIKISTRVLYGLRAIIYMGLNKDKWPVSLSEIANYQNIPLRYIEQIFIRFRKANIVKSIRGVKGGYILKNGFEDITLLEIVESADSKIIPVWCLNPNSKKKCPIVEDCILVDIWAGLGKNIRDYLGSIRLGDILKKAKETDFVELIRKMSLGSYHRS
- a CDS encoding MotA/TolQ/ExbB proton channel family protein, translating into MEIGGIFDYLAKGGIMMIFILIASIIGVAISIERYFFLTNLRRSTKKLFSLAKDKINKGNLRDIIAICDAEKSVASNILKTAVDVYLKGSSREDIENSIQDIAKIELPVVNRYLYLLGTMVTVSPMLGLLGTVLGMIKATSVLAEKGLASPSELLTGIAEALITTAAGLIVAIPLLILYNYLVNKSQEIIEEIEANVTEILLLMSSNKTIW
- a CDS encoding FAD-binding oxidoreductase, with protein sequence MVGAKKLFQGIVEIKKIVTEAEGVKSFYFSIDEFNYEPGHFVMTALPEDYEDKKKRRAYSISTSPTETSKDGLIGITIKLVEGGYFTTKIHDPSIINEASKLFVAGPFGHSIFSGNENSIKSVVLFAAGSGIAPVRSAMKYIYDKMPHVKVTLFYSFKTPKDFIYEKDIKEMLRNPNFKGFITVTRYDGDDWKGLKGRITRDLILDNVTGEEDIFYACGNTAFVKEIENVVINELRVDKSRFKAEAWG
- the galE gene encoding UDP-glucose 4-epimerase GalE, with product MKVLVAGGAGYIGSHVCKMLLKKGYDVIIYDNLSHGYEFLAKYGKFIIGDIGDRKQLEIVFKNYKPDVVMHFCAYIEVGESVQNPRKYYENNLCNTLNLIHTMLDNGINKIIFSSTAAVYGMPENVPIDEEEPKNPINPYGRTKWMVEQVLKDYSDTHSLKYVAFRYFNAAGADPEGEIGECHEPETHLIPLVLDAAMGIRKSIKIFGTDYPTPDGTCIRDYIHVNDLASAHIKGVEYLMEGNNSNYFNLGNGKGFSVREIINTVKNVTKKDFAVEEVERRPGDPAILIAKSNKAKNILKWEPEFGIEDIISHAWKWHQKIKKSA
- the trpS gene encoding tryptophan--tRNA ligase; translated protein: MERVLSGMRPTGYLHLGNYVGALKQWVELQDKYECFYMVANLHAMTTDFDKNINLKELTLEMVIDWLSAGIDPNKSVIFVQSMVPEHSELFTLLSMITPLGWLERNPTYKDAKENIRDKDLNNIGFLAYPVLQAADIIIYKATRVPVGKDQLPHLEITREIIRRFNYLFGELFPEPQPILGEVTHVYGIDGRKMSKSYNNAIYIKDNQDEIYKKVKMMVTDTGRIKRTDPGNPDNCKTFPLYKVFYPEIVETVIEECIGAQIGCVECKDRIAKKIVEYLAPVKEKRKYYEKNIDEVIDILKEGSKKAREVASKTLQEVKEAMKLSI
- a CDS encoding restriction endonuclease codes for the protein MEFLIALEIALVIAVIAYFVVSSLFKDQYKVITDLKSKGNYEEALKRLLRMYQKNKDDTRVIYELAEINKHLKNNLEAIGYYLKLVEKDTYPSITSKGEVLKDIGILFLNEKKIREAFYYLYYASYFLPADKDVNFSLFKVLFEEENFQLADTFGQRALPFYSKDPLFLTDYAITKLELGKYGDAIELAEKAAFSKNVKTRIVLGFTLHKLGGYRRAVDVVSSILTEEGIPDQVIYLAYKIITYSHIAMKNFNEAMKYWDQFLTFATSKGMDSVIREIGFGIFMTYLFFSRYESAKEMLSMLKEYNISDAVINSLSPFIDEAIRNTNLKKEMKPYDLRPIKEIENYVNSWINSSLRPREIVDAFVLRREKREKLNVIEIIKQVQEEMKIHNKKVEEFLSSGRGGLSVEDEEDICDMFTNRLDSNTFTSISEELVKALGFSILRKLDTDVFAEAEGIDFICSRHKEVDKYYVAVRRWGTNEIGKIAIVDINQKATENDCDRVFIISSAPLTEEARDYVEKNSRIEFKTCKEVAGVLKTIIPSV